A region of the Leptospira inadai serovar Lyme str. 10 genome:
ACAATAAGCTTGCGGGTAATTTCCTGACGTCTTTTTACGCAGTGGTTCATACGGGGACCGATACATTAGTTTATTCTAATGCAGGTCATAATCCTCCGATATTATATAGGAAGGAAGAAGGAACATCCTTACCTTTGGAAACGAAAGGTAAGTTGGTCGGAGTGATCCCCGATTTATTTTTTGAGGAATTTGTTACCTCTTTCAAACCGATGGATCGACTCGTTTTATATACGGACGGAATCACCGAACATTCCAACGAAGACAGGAGTCGCCGTTACAGCGACGATTTGCTGACTCTCGCGATCCGTTCCTCATCGCAAAGTCCCGCGAGCGAAGCCGCGCCCGGACTGGTTAAGGAATGCCGAACGTATTGCAGACGTTCCGATTTCGAAGACGATGTTACGCTGCTCATAGTCGATAGGGTTTAAATCTTGGAAAATCTGCGGATCGCCTCGGGAATAACGCCGAAGACCTGGTCCATCGCCGCCAACCTCCAATCTTCCCGGGTCGGATAAAACATCTCGCGAAATTCGTTTCGGATTTTTTCCGCCGAGCGATCCGATTTTGATCCGTGTAAACGAATTCTATTTTCGCTGATCATCAAAAAACTTCCCTTGAGGCCTCCGAGCAGATTCAAATTTCCGAAAGTACCCATTTCGACCGTGATCGGAAATAGTTCCTTATCCTTTCCGAATAGCTTACCGAAAAAATCCGTAAAATCGCCCGAAGTCGTATAAAAATCGTCCTCCGCTTCGCTTAGCAAAAGCCCGAAATCGCCGAAAACTTTCCGCAGATTCTTGTCCTCTCTCGAACCGGCGGGAGCATTCTGCATGAGACTTAAAGTATTGCGAGCCCCGTAACCCGTATGATAATCTAGGATCAGGATCTGCTCGTAATTCTTTAGGGTCTTTCGGAAAAACTTTCGTAAGCGCCTTACGACAGGTTCCGGTTTTCTGCCGCCGTAATAGATTCCGTCCGGAAACTCGTACTGGCCGTTCACCGCCGCGTCGAGTACGTATTTCGCTCCGAATCGCGCAACGATCCCTGCAAAACGAATTACAAAAATAAGATATTCCCAAGTGATATAGGTGAATTTTTTCGCCGGATTCAAGAAGGATTGAATCTTTCTGTATCCTTTATTCTTGGCCTTTTTATGCAACTTTTCGCGTTTCAGGGCAAAATTCCTATTCAAGTCCACATTTCTTTCGTTGACCCGGCGCATCTTTTTGAAGCCGTCCACGTTGATTCCGTGCAGTATCAGGAAATCGGTGTTCTTGGGCGGAGAATAGGACGGGTTTTCGTTCAAAAGGAATTCTTCGATCCATCTTCTCTGAAAGGAAGAACCCGCGTATCCTTCCACTCCGTGAATGCCGGAACTCATAATCACGATTTTCTTGGGAGGATTCTTTTTGGATCCGATCAAATAGGAGTCGATATTCCCTCCTCCCTTGGGGATCTCCAGCACTTCGTGCTTAAAACGCGGAAAGGCCCTTTTTAAACCCCGGCGATAGGAAAGAAATGCCCTTTGGCAGGCTTCGTAAGTTTCCAAATAGTATGAAAGTAAATCCACGTTAAGGAAATTCTTTTGAAACGAAGGCAGGGGTCGAAAAGAATTTTTTCTAAAATGATTACGATTTGGTTAAGGATTGCCCACCCAGGGGATAAAAAATTCCGTTTATAAGAGAGCCGGAAAGGCTTAATAAAATAAAATCGGAAAAAATTTTACCTTTTTCCCGGGAAGGTCCCTATCCCTTATTGAACATTGATTCGATCGAAACTGGGTAAATTAATTCTTTGAAGAAATATGATTAATCCGAATGTGCTACGAATCATGACGATAATAAACCGCTCGTTATATTACATTCAATTTCCTTAAAATATTTTTTCCTTCTACGGTAATAAACGAAAACCTATGCGTGTCTAACCTAGTACCTTAAGGAGGTATGAACCATGGATGCAGTCACCATTTTCGCTTTAGCGCTTTTGGCTGTTCCTGTGTTTGCCCGGTTCGCCCGAGTATCAAAGGACGCGATGAATCGCTATCACCTAATCGGATTGGGAGGTCTATTCCTGATCTTAGGCGAGGCTACGAAGATTACGGCAGTTAAAGTTACACCGATAGCTACCGTTCTTCCGATGATAGACATCGCAACCGCGATCCTAGCCTACGCGGGGGTACTATTCGGGGTGGTATGGCTATCGCTTTACTACGTCAAACACCCGAACGAAATTTAGAAAATCCTCCGAAACGAAAAAGAGATGGAGGCGGGACGAATGTCCCGCCTTTTTTATACCGATCGATTGAAAGACGGATCACTATTCCGAGAAAAGGCTGGTCTTTCCGAAGATTCCGTCTTATACCGGTCCTGTGGAACTCCACCGACCTTCCGGCAAGCATTCCCTAATTTACGTTGCAGATCCGCTTTGTGCGTGGTCGTACGGATTCGGTCCGTCCATTCTTAAGCTCAAAAGTAAGTACGAGGACAAAATCGATTTTTCTTTAGTCATGGGCGGATTGAAATACGGCCCGGGTGTCGAATCGTTTACCCCCGAAGTGACGGACCGGCTTCGGTATCAATGGAAAGAAGTAGAAAGAGTCTCCGGACGTAAATTTCATTACGAAATTCTAAACCGAAGGGACTTAAGATTCGATTCGGAACCGGCATGCCGTGCAGTGATTGCGGCGCAGCGAGTAGCTCCAGCTCTTGCCTTCGAGTATTTGGAAGCGCTTTCTTTCGGTTTCCACGCTGCCGGAAAGGATCCTACCGATTTGAATACGTTCCTTTCCATCGCCTCCGACTTATCCATCCATGAATCCGATTTCGAAGAGCTCTATCGAAGGGAAGAAACGTCTCTGGAAACCGAAAACGATTTTAATTATGGATTTCTTTTGGGTGTAACAGGATTTCCGACTCTTGTTTTCTCGGACGGTTTGGAGAGGGGAATACTCGCGAAAGGCTTTTTGCCTTACGAAGAAATCGATTCGATTTTCTCCGACTACTTTCGCTCTATCGGACAATCTTAATTTTGAAAATTTACTCGAACCATAATCGAATGCGGAATTTTCGATTAATCCGACCGGATTTGTCAGGGTTTTTTGTTTTCGGACACTCCTGAAAGTTGATCTACGATAAACTGAACATCTTTCTCGCTCCCGATATAAAGTATCGTCAAAATATAATCTTTTGCATTTTCCTTCGAAACCTGCCTCGTTCGCACAAGATTCAATATGGCTTCGCTCGCTTTTTTGGAATATAACCTGCGAAAGACTCCTAAAAGGATTCGGTCCGACTGCGGATCTTTGTTCAAATAACCGACTAAGGAATCTTCGAATTTCGGAAACGTTTTATCGTTTAACGTGCCGACAAGTTTTTGCAAAGCCAGTCTCCTGATTTCGGCATCTTCCGGGTACTTGTCGATGATCGACCGGCTTAATTCGGGCTCGCTATAGGAGTAAGAGGTAAGCCATTTTAGAATCGCAGCCCTATTATTTTCCGCGAGGGCTTGCTGAATCGGCTTCACCTGCTTAATCGGATCCTCCTCGATTCGGGCCCGATCCACATTGCCGTTCACGTCGAACGCACTTCTAAAGAATAGGTCCCCAAAAAAAATCACCGGCGTGAGTAAGACCGAAAACGGGAGGAAGGCCATTCTAGTGACATACCGATTCTCCGGCCTCGGCGTCCAAAGAATGCTGATCGTATCCTGATAGGCATTCGGAATACGCATAATCGGATGAACGAGAAATAAATCCAGTAGTCCGGCCAAAAGACCTATCGGAATATAGAGCGGGGCCGCGATGATTTTAGGGACCGGTTCTTCCGGGACAAGATGCTTTTCGACTTGGACGATAAGGGGAGTGTTATTTCGATTAAAAATCGCACAATTATATCCGAATATTATAATGTACGAAAATATCAGGAAGGTTCTTGCGAAGACTAATGATCGTTTCATATTCGTTCGAATCCTGCTTAAAAATCGATTCCGCTTCGTCCTAAAAAATCGACCAGAAAAAAGACGGGGCTCACGGCCAATTTGGGAAGAAACACGATGGTTTGAAAGACCACCCCTCCGGTTGGATCTTTCCATATAACCTTGTAAGTATCCTCCAGCGCATCCGGAATTACGCTGATCGGGTGAAGAACGAATGCATCCAATAAAAGCGATAAGACGCCGACCGGAATTATGATCGGAGCCAAAGCTATCTGAGCCGGAGCGCTTTCCGGCGTAACCTTTTCATCCAAATAATTGGTCAGCGCTCGATTCTTCCTCTCCAATACGGCACAATCGGAAAGAAAAACCGAAAAAAGAAAAATACAAATGCAACTGATAACGGATCTTTTCATCGGAAAACGCGGGACTTTAGAATGCTAAAATAAAATCGGTTTGTCCAGAAATTTTTTTCCTCTCCCTCCGCGTAAATTCCCCGATTTTCGAAATCTGTCCCTATCGAACGACGATTAATTTGGTTTCTTCCTCCAGGAATGCTTCGCCCGCATCTTTCCAACTTGCCTTTTTAGTAGTGACTTTGGAAGGATCAAAACCTTCCTCTTCTACCAGGCGCAATATCTCCGGCATCCATTCCCTGGATCGAACTCGACCGATACGGATGGATGCCCCATTATTATAAAGATCTAAATAAGGAATCGGCAAAGTATTCGTCCAAAAAATGGAAGCAGAACCGAAAATTCCGTCCACGTCGAGAGAACGCAAGCCGCAATCCCATCCTTCCGGGCTTCCGCTTGCGTCCGCGACTATATCAAATTTTCCGAAACTTTTCGGAAACTTCGAGACTTGCTCCACTTTAACGCCGAAGGAAGCGGCCAAATCCAATCTCTTCTTTTCGGTATCTAAATAAACGATTTCGGCGGCCCCCATGTGCTTTGCCAGAGCGGCGGTATATAATCCTATACTCGAAGCAAGGCCTCCTAAAACCAAGATTCTGAGATTCTTATTATGATTCAGGAATAACCCCGCCAATTTCCAGGCTTCCACCAGATTATCGTTGATGCTTGCAATCGCTGCAGGATCCGTCTTGGATGAAAAAGGTACGAGCATCTCCTTCGCGTAGGGAACTCCTACCAGATCCGATAAGGCTCCTCCGAATTCCTTACCTCCCTTTCCCATACCGTACGCGCTCGTGTGCGACACACTGGAGCAACTTTTCGACTGTCCGATTTCGCAATAATGACAGTGGCCGCAGGAGATCTGGAACGGAACCGCCACCTTGGTTCCGACCGGAAATAAATCGTCTATTTCAGGACTTGTCCGAACGATCTCGCCCACAAACTCGTGCCCGACCGGAAACGGAGGACGAAATAATGTCTGTCCTCTTAGGATCGGCAAATCCAGGTCACAACGAGAAACCGCTAGCGGTTTAACCAAGGCCTGATTTTTACCCGTAATTTTCGGCTCGGGAACTTCCGACCATTCGAGGGTCCGTCTCTTGACAAATTGTAGCTGTTGCATGAGGCTCTCCGGATAGACTATATAGTCTACTCAATTCTACTATGAGGAATAGTTATAGACCGCATAGTCTATCAAAATATTTTCGGTTTATGGAAAAAAGAAAAGTTCCGATCGCAAATCACGAGGGTCCTTACGAACGCCTCGTAGGAACCGCGATTAGATTGATCTATTCCCAGGGTTATGCGGGGACTTCCGTAAATCAGGTCATCGGGGAATCGGATTCCCACAAGGCTAGTTTTTACAGATACTTTCAAACCAAAGAGGATCTGGGAAGAGAATACTTGAAAATCCAAGCGACCAATTTCCGGAATAGCTGGGAGCGATTAATGGCGAGATCCGCAACTCCGGTCGAATTTATAAATCGCTGGATGGCCTTGTTGAATAAGCAGGTGCGTGAAAAAAAATATTTCGGATGTCCCCTCGCAAGATTCATGGGAAGCCTGGACCAACCCGACCAGGCCTGGGTCAATCAGGGCGCCGAAGTATTAGAATCCTGGATTCATTGTTTGGAAACTTATTTCGAAGAAAACATAACCCGGGGATTATTGCCTCGAACGTTTCCGGCCAGAAAAAAGGCGGAACGTTTGATGAAGTTATTTCAGGCGAATTCCCAATTTTATATGATAACCGGGAATTCGAAATTCTTTAAGGAATTGCAGGAAGAAATGATCGGAGAATTAACGTAAGCGGAAAAATTTATTTACGTTTTCTTAATTCCGATTCTGATTCGAATCCTCGTTACCTGTTTCCCTCTTTGCCACGTAGTTCGCCAAAGCGAGAACCGCTCCGCCCACAAAAGCCGAGAAAAAGCTCGGTACAAAAATCTTTCCCGGAAAAATATCTCCGATCATGAGTAGAACCACGGCGTTAACGATCAATCCCGCGACTCCGAGAGTCAGGATATAAAATAAATAACCCAAACCAAGGGTAAAAATCACCAACAACCATCTCAATATGAAATTTAGAAATCCGAAAAACAATGCGATAATCAACGCATCCCAAAAACTTCCCGAAAGCCGAAAAAGCGGATTTATCAAAGGAAATACATAAAGAATAACTAATGATTGAAGCGCTAAAGAAAGCAGTAATTTGGCCATATCTGTCCTAAACTGTGGAATCCAAAAATTGTCCTAAATGAGGTGGCAATCCGCCCGGCGGAACGATCACCGTCTGCGGTTGAACGACATTATTATCCGAAACGGAAGCGACTTCTCTCGGCTCGTCCCCCACTCGTGCAGGTGCACTCGATTCGGAAAATAGAATTTGCCTCGATCCAACCGCCATATAAGGCATATACCAAACCTCGAACGGATATATTTTATAATCTTAGACGTTCGAAGGGAAAGAAAGCAAAAACTAAAATCATACCGGAAAAACTCCGATTCCGAGAGGTTTCAGCGAACGTCCTTTTCTTATCTTTTATCCTTCCAAAATGATTCCGCAGTCCAATTTCTCCATTCGGAACCCGGACGAAATCGCATTATAAAGAAAGTATGTTACGAAACCGATCGCGTAGGAAATGGTCGTAGTTCTCATATCGACCACTCCCGTTCCTCTGAAGTAAAGCTTCACCGCTCGGAAGGATCTCCTAGAAAGATTCGGTTCTTTTGCGGATCGATCTTCCACACCCAAACCGCAATTATGAGAAAGATTGGTCCCGTCAGCGTACAGATAAAAATCCATCCTTTCGGATTGTAGAAACGATTCTCTTCGCTTAATCGTTCCTTCTAATTCCAGCTCTTTTGCTCTGGCACCGCTACCGATTAAAATCGGAAATTTCGCGTATTCTCGATCCGCTCTTCTATCTTTTCCTTCCGTTCCGGTATAAAAAGTAGCCATGATACTCCCCGCATCGAATTGATCGACGGTTTCGAATTGTATGAGGAGCGGAATCTCGGCCCGCCTCGGTTCGATTACGGGAACCGGAGTCGTATTTTTCCGAATTTGAGTACAAGCCATCATTAAAAATAGAATCGAAAAAGGGAGTAAACGCTGATATTTTTTCATTGGGATACGATGCCTATCAATCCAATTATAAAAATGTCCTTTTGTCCAGTCAAAACCCGTTCCGGCTAGCCGATCGAGCGAAGAATTGATTCTTTAGAAGCTGTCAGAATCGAACGGCGCATTTTCCTTAAACATCATAGAGTCAATAGAAGGAATGGATCGCTACTCAATCGATTTCGATCGGGCAGAGCTATGCTTCGTAGCGGTACATTTTATACGAATCATAAATATGTTTATGCACAAATGAAAATCGATTTCCCATTCAATCCCTTGTTTCGATAGATTTGAAACCATAACAAACGTAGTTTTTTTAAAACTTCGGATCGAAATGCAGAATAAGAATTCGTTTTCCATCCAGTTAAATCCAACCGAAATTAAAAACTAATTTGACTTTTCTTGCAAATCATTCCGAAAGTGAATTAAG
Encoded here:
- a CDS encoding M14 family metallopeptidase, which encodes MDLLSYYLETYEACQRAFLSYRRGLKRAFPRFKHEVLEIPKGGGNIDSYLIGSKKNPPKKIVIMSSGIHGVEGYAGSSFQRRWIEEFLLNENPSYSPPKNTDFLILHGINVDGFKKMRRVNERNVDLNRNFALKREKLHKKAKNKGYRKIQSFLNPAKKFTYITWEYLIFVIRFAGIVARFGAKYVLDAAVNGQYEFPDGIYYGGRKPEPVVRRLRKFFRKTLKNYEQILILDYHTGYGARNTLSLMQNAPAGSREDKNLRKVFGDFGLLLSEAEDDFYTTSGDFTDFFGKLFGKDKELFPITVEMGTFGNLNLLGGLKGSFLMISENRIRLHGSKSDRSAEKIRNEFREMFYPTREDWRLAAMDQVFGVIPEAIRRFSKI
- a CDS encoding LIC10816 family protein; the protein is MDAVTIFALALLAVPVFARFARVSKDAMNRYHLIGLGGLFLILGEATKITAVKVTPIATVLPMIDIATAILAYAGVLFGVVWLSLYYVKHPNEI
- a CDS encoding DsbA family protein, whose amino-acid sequence is MELHRPSGKHSLIYVADPLCAWSYGFGPSILKLKSKYEDKIDFSLVMGGLKYGPGVESFTPEVTDRLRYQWKEVERVSGRKFHYEILNRRDLRFDSEPACRAVIAAQRVAPALAFEYLEALSFGFHAAGKDPTDLNTFLSIASDLSIHESDFEELYRREETSLETENDFNYGFLLGVTGFPTLVFSDGLERGILAKGFLPYEEIDSIFSDYFRSIGQS
- a CDS encoding zinc-dependent alcohol dehydrogenase, with the translated sequence MQQLQFVKRRTLEWSEVPEPKITGKNQALVKPLAVSRCDLDLPILRGQTLFRPPFPVGHEFVGEIVRTSPEIDDLFPVGTKVAVPFQISCGHCHYCEIGQSKSCSSVSHTSAYGMGKGGKEFGGALSDLVGVPYAKEMLVPFSSKTDPAAIASINDNLVEAWKLAGLFLNHNKNLRILVLGGLASSIGLYTAALAKHMGAAEIVYLDTEKKRLDLAASFGVKVEQVSKFPKSFGKFDIVADASGSPEGWDCGLRSLDVDGIFGSASIFWTNTLPIPYLDLYNNGASIRIGRVRSREWMPEILRLVEEEGFDPSKVTTKKASWKDAGEAFLEEETKLIVVR
- a CDS encoding TetR/AcrR family transcriptional regulator; the protein is MEKRKVPIANHEGPYERLVGTAIRLIYSQGYAGTSVNQVIGESDSHKASFYRYFQTKEDLGREYLKIQATNFRNSWERLMARSATPVEFINRWMALLNKQVREKKYFGCPLARFMGSLDQPDQAWVNQGAEVLESWIHCLETYFEENITRGLLPRTFPARKKAERLMKLFQANSQFYMITGNSKFFKELQEEMIGELT
- a CDS encoding phage holin family protein; translation: MAKLLLSLALQSLVILYVFPLINPLFRLSGSFWDALIIALFFGFLNFILRWLLVIFTLGLGYLFYILTLGVAGLIVNAVVLLMIGDIFPGKIFVPSFFSAFVGGAVLALANYVAKRETGNEDSNQNRN